Genomic DNA from Paucidesulfovibrio longus DSM 6739:
CCTTCTGAATTTCATGGTTAGTCGTCCAACGGCAAGCAGAGCACCGTCATCACCGCTTCGCCGTTGTCGCCCGGGCCGATTGTCGCCACGCACCGGACCTTTTCGATAATCCGTGGACGCATCAAGAAAACGCAGTCGACCTCTATCCTCATGCCATCCCAGCGTTTTACGGCGGCTGCCTGCACCATCTTCAGCAGGTCATGCAATCAGCCTTAAATTCATATACAGATACAAAGGTTACCGACTTGTGCGGTGATGCTCCGTAGTCATTTCCCTAAAACCCTTCACATATCCCAAGGAGATGCAATGCTCCTCGACTACCTGAAGGCGGGCGCCCCGCCTTGTGCATCGTCACGTCCGACCCCGACCGGGACGAAGGCGTCATCAAATGTCCTGGCTGGAAATTCTTCAGCTGGGACTGCCGCGGCGGCATCCGCGAGACTGCGAACCTCAAACCCATCGAAAAGGTCCGTGATCCCGTGGAAGCCATTCGGTGGCTCGAAGGTTACAAGGACTCGGTCCTTGTCTACATTAGCCTTCAGCTGTCTCTGGACATCCCGGAGAGGCAAGTCAACTCCGAAAAACAGATTTACAACGCCCCTCCATGTGGCATAGTGTAGCCACACGCAGGAGGCAGCATGCAGGAAACCATCCGGGCGCGCGTCGATACCGCCCTCAAGAACAAGTTCGAGGCCATCGCCAAAAGCCAGGGCAAGAACTCCAGCCATCTATTACGCGAATTCATGGTCGATTTCATCAACAGACACGAAGAACGGGAGAAGCGCCGCACCGAGACCCTGCTGGCCATCGAGAGCATTGAGGCTGGCCGGTACATTGACGGCGAGGAGGTCTTCGCCTGGCTGGACAGCTGGGGATCAGAA
This window encodes:
- a CDS encoding DUF6573 family protein is translated as MHDLLKMVQAAAVKRWDGMRIEVDCVFLMRPRIIEKVRCVATIGPGDNGEAVMTVLCLPLDD
- a CDS encoding CopG family ribbon-helix-helix protein; the protein is MQETIRARVDTALKNKFEAIAKSQGKNSSHLLREFMVDFINRHEEREKRRTETLLAIESIEAGRYIDGEEVFAWLDSWGSETESDAPECG